One part of the Vicia villosa cultivar HV-30 ecotype Madison, WI linkage group LG6, Vvil1.0, whole genome shotgun sequence genome encodes these proteins:
- the LOC131614067 gene encoding uncharacterized protein LOC131614067: MASTISQTEEGVSLKLLVNKDTNKVLFAEAGKDFVDVLFSFLTLPLGTIARLVEKKSSMGSVSVGCLNKLYGSLREFDKEYMRMETTKEMLMQPKNSSENYCSNLKLNIDDTQPTKYFLCTKPYSCSSRYLNITTDKKCGCSSYHYNTRSVSVKYSSNGFVKDGSSFVITDNLVVMPNSVQFTSLGLLQNLEINGASSVKEWTVTVTKDKVVDMLKCSLLSSTTLTDIFLRKKPSLENYKFFSYHQENCCDIQIIVKLVVRKSNGKILYAQGEQDFANLLLSFLSYPLGGVVGVLGGNCSVSNIDSLYKSIVDLDETKYLMSKEAKNRLVDSRLSKVFQSGKQILPIDNPPAQYYFFYQGANYQQSLRENKYFISDANRSDWGKFEVLEAELPKGSNEGYVKGPRAYMATDDLVLTPWSPISALLFNQLQIPLTDLKEIHVTISVKEGLSILKASLISTSALTNGLSHLLPKVKEENVKDMLNLEVKEESNKNPVLRRRV, from the exons ATGGCTTCTACAATTTCCCAAACAGAGGAGGGAGTGTCTTTGAAACTTCTGGTGAATAAAGACACTAACAAAGTCTTGTTTGCTGAGGCAGGAAAAGACTTCGTTGATGTTCTGTTTAGCTTCTTAACATTACCCTTAGGAACTATTGCAAGGCTTGTAGAGAAGAAGTCTAGCATGGGGTCAGTTTCGGTTGGATGTTTGAACAAACTCTATGGAAGTTTGAGAGAGTTTGACAAAGAATATATGAGAATGGAGACTACAAAAGAAATGTTAATGCAACCAAAAAACTCATCAGAAAATTATTGCAGCAATCTTAAGTTGAACATTGATGACACCCAACCCACCAAGTACTTCCTATGTACCAAGCCTTACTCGTGTTCCTCTCGTTATTTGAACATTACCACAGATAAGAAATGTGGGTGTTCGTCTTACCACTATAATACCCGTTCAGTTTCTGTGAAATATTCCAGCAATGGTTTTGTTAAGGATGGTTCTAGTTTTGTTATTACTGACAATTTGGTTGTCATGCCTAACTCTGTTCAGTTTACGAGCCTTGGTCTGCTTCAAAATTTAGAAATTAATGGTGCCAGTTCAGTAAAGGAATGGACAGTGACTGTCACTAAAGACAAG GTCGTAGATATGCTGAAGTGTTCTTTGCTTTCCAGCACTACTTTGAcagatatttttttaagaaagaaaCCATCCTTGGAAAATTACAAATTTTTCTCTTACCATCAGGAAAATTGTTGTGATATTCAAATAATTGTGAAGCTAGTTGTAAGAAAATCTAATGGGAAGATATTGTATGCTCAAGGGGAACAAGATTTTGCCAACTTACTATTGTCTTTTCTTTCATATCCTTTGGGAGGAGTTGTTGGTGTATTGGGAGGTAACTGTTCTGTGAGCAATATTGATTCTTTGTACAAGAGCATAGTTGATTTGGATGAAACTAAATATTTAATGTCAAAAGAAGCAAAAAATAGACTTGTTGATTCTCGATTGTCTAAGGTGTTTCAATCAGGTAAGCAGATATTACCCATTGACAATCCACCTGCCcagtattattttttttatcaaggtGCAAATTACCAACAAAGTTTACGTGAGAATAAATATTTCATAAGTGATGCAAATAGAAGTGATTGGGGTAAGTTTGAAGTACTTGAAGCTGAATTACCAAAAGGAAGTAATGAAGGATATGTGAAGGGACCAAGAGCGTACATGGCTACAGATGACTTGGTTTTGACACCGTGGTCTCCAATTTCAGCTTTATTGTTTAATCAGTTGCAAATTCCTCTCACTGATCTCAAAGAAATCCATGTCACTATTAGTGTCAAGGag GGTTTAAGCATATTGAAAGCATCACTGATCTCAACATCTGCTCTAACGAATGGTCTTTCTCACCTGTTACCAAAAGTTAAAGAAGAGAATGTCAAAGACATGTTAAATCTGGAAGTTAAGGAAGAGTCTAACAAAAACCCAGTGTTAAGGAGGAGAGTATAG